A DNA window from Chitinivibrio alkaliphilus ACht1 contains the following coding sequences:
- a CDS encoding response regulator has translation MKYDMILADDDNVSNVLLQNYLEHNGITVSLAHNGKEAEELLQKADGPRLLLLDWEMPYTSGAELCQIVKNDYSKKYPMYSILLTGRADIKHVIEGLNTGADDYIKKPYDMNELWA, from the coding sequence TATGATATTAGCCGACGATGACAACGTGTCCAACGTACTCTTACAGAACTATCTCGAACATAATGGCATTACTGTATCACTTGCGCATAATGGAAAAGAAGCTGAAGAGTTACTCCAAAAAGCAGATGGTCCCCGTCTCTTACTTCTTGATTGGGAAATGCCCTATACGTCTGGTGCGGAATTATGCCAGATTGTGAAAAATGATTATTCTAAAAAGTACCCCATGTATAGCATACTGCTTACTGGTAGAGCGGATATAAAACACGTCATTGAAGGACTCAATACAGGTGCAGATGATTATATAAAAAAGCCCTATGACATGAATGAATTGTGGGCCAG